Proteins co-encoded in one Quercus robur chromosome 8, dhQueRobu3.1, whole genome shotgun sequence genomic window:
- the LOC126696294 gene encoding uncharacterized mitochondrial protein AtMg00860-like, giving the protein MKLNPSKCAFGVMTEKFLGFIVSQRGIKVDPDKIQAIIEMTPPRNMKEVQSLKGKVAALNRFVLRATDKCIPFFHTLKKSFEWTAECQQAFEDLKAYFSSPPLLSPSKPEEELFLYLAISSAVVSATLVREEDKVQKLAYYTS; this is encoded by the coding sequence atgaagcttAACCCGAGCAAGTGTGCGTTCGGGGTGATGACTGAAAAATTCTTAGGGTTCATAGTGTCTCAAAGAGGTATCAAAGTCGACCCAGATAAGATCCAGGCCATAATAGAAATGACACCACCAAGGAACATGAAAGAAGTCCAGAGCCTCAAAGGCAAGGTAGCCGCGCTTAATAGGTTTGTGTTAAGGGCGACGGACAAGTGTATACCTTTCTTCCACACGCTGAAGAAGTCTTTTGAGTGGACGGCTGAGTGTCAACAAGCATTCGAGGATCTGAAGGCCTACTTCTCTTCCCCACCATTGCTAAGTCCCTCTAAACCAGAAGAAGAATTGTTCCTTTACCTAGCCATATCCTCAGCTGTTGTTAGTGCGACCTTGGTTAGAGAAGAAGACAAGGTGCAAAAGCTTGCGTACTACACCAGCTAG